A segment of the Micromonospora sediminicola genome:
GAACTCCAGGCTGCCGGCCACCGCGTCGACCACCGCCGCGAACCCGACCAGCTCGACGGCGAGCGCCCGCTCGGCCGGCTCGGCCAGCGAGATCCCCGCGTCCGGACGCGCGGCGACGCCGGCCCGCCGGAAGATCGACCGGATCCGCGAGTACGCGTACTGCAGGTACGGCGCGGTGTTGCCGTCCAACGCCAGCATCCGCTCCCAGTCCAGCACGTAGTCCTTGTGCCGGTCGCCGGACAGGTCCGCGAACTTGATCGCGCCGATGCCGACCGCGCGCCCCACCTCGGCCGCCTCCGCCTCGCCCAGCTCCGGATTGCGCTCGCGGGTCAACGCGGTGGCCCGCTCCACCGCCTCGGTCAGCAGCCCGACCAGCTTCACCGACCCACCGGCCCGGCTGCGCAGCATCCGCCCGTCCGCACCCAGGATTGACCCGAACCCGACGTGCTCGGCCCGCGCCGGCGGGGTCAGCCAGCCGGCCTGCGCGGCGGCCGCGAAGACCATCTCGAAGTGCCGCCGCTGCGGCAGCCCGACCACGTAGAGCAGCCGCGTCGCGCCCAGCGTGCCGGTCCGGTGCCGCAGCGCCGCCAGGTCGGTCGCCGGATAGCCGTACCCGCCGTCGGACTTGCGCACGATCAGCGGCAGCGGCTCGCCGTCACGCCCCACCGAACCCGGCGGGAACACGCACTCCGCGCCGTCGCTGCGCCGCAGCAACCCGAGCCGGTCCAACTCGTCGACGGTGGGCGCGAGCAGATCGTGGTAGCTGCTCTCACCCCGGAAGTCGGCCCGGGACAGGGTCACGTCGAGCAGGTCGTACACGGTCAGGAAGTAGCTCTCGGACTGCGCCACCAGCAGCCGCCACAGCCGGAGCGTGGCGGGGTCGCCGCCCTGCAACGCCACCACCCGCGACCGGGACCGGTCCCGGAACGCCGCGTCGTCGTCGAACTTCCCGCGCGCCGCCGTGTAGAACGCGTCCAGGTCGCCCATCGACAGCTCCTGCGCCGCCTCGGCCTCGCCGAGGTCGACCAGGTGCTCGATCAGCATGCCGAACGGGGTGCCCCAGTCGCCCAGGTGGTTGGCCCGCGACACCCGGTGCCCCAGCCATTCCAGCGTCCGCGCCGCCGCGTCGCCGATCACCGTCGACCGCAGGTGCCCGACGTGCATCTCCTTGGCCACGTTGGGCGCCGAGTAGTCGACCACCACGGTCTCCGGCGCGGCGGCCACCGGCACCCCGAGCCGCGGATCGACCGCGACCGCGGAGACCATCCCGCCGAGCGTCCGGTCGGCCACGGTCAGGTTCAGGAAGCCCGGCCCGGAGACCTCGACCGCCGAACAGAGGTCGGCCAGCTCCGCGCGCTCCCGCACCTCCTCGGCCACCGCCCGCGGCGGCCGGCCGAGCCGCCGGGCCAGGCCCAGGGCCGCGTCGGACTGGAAGTCCGCGTGCTGCGAGCGCCGCACGACCGGGTCCACCGGTACGCCGGCCACCGCCGCGAACGCCGGCGCCAGCCGGTCGGACAACAACTTTTCAAGATCCATCGGTACGCCGATCTCGCTCGGATCCGTCGCGCGGATCACCGGTCGGGACTGCGGCGGAACGAGGACGATCGACGACGACCGGCGGCTCGATCCGCCGGTCGCAGGAGGGGAAGGCTCAGCGCAGGCGGTCGCGGGACCGCCGGCGTCGCAGCGCGCCGAGCCGGACGTCGGAGGACGCCGTCGGGTACGCCTGCGCGCTGGTCATGTCGGCAGCGTAACCGGCCGGTCCGGGGTACGCGCAACCGCGTACCCCGGACCGGCGGGTCGTCAGGCCGGCGTGGCCACGGCCTTGCGGTAGCGCTCGGCCCGTCGCCGCACCTGGGTGTACGCGCCGGTCAGGCCCATCGCCCGGCGGGCCTCGACGAGCGTGCGGCGCACCTCGGCGCGGGTCCGCTCGGTGCCGGCGACGATCAGCTCGTCGACCAGACCGGGCTGCGCCTCGAACCGGGCGCGGCGCTCCCGGATCGGGTCGAGGAACCGGTTGAGCGCGGTCGCCAGGGCCTCCTTGACCTCGACGTCACCGACCCGGCCCGCCCGGTAGCGGGTCCTGAGGTCCTCGACCTGCGCCCGGTCCGGGTTGAAGATGTCGTGGAACTCGAAGACCGGGTTCCCCTCGACCGTCCCGGGCACGTCGGCGCGGACCCGGTTCGGGTCGGTGTACATCCCCATCACCTTGCGGCGCACGGTCGCCGCGTCGTCGGCGAGCCCGATCGCGTTCCCCCTGCTCTTGCTCATCTTCCCGGCGCCGTCGGTGCCGACCAGCGTGGGCGTCTCCGACATGATCAGGTCGGGCACCGGGAAGACCTCGCCGTAGAGGTGGTTGAACCGGCGGGCGATCTCCCGGGTCACCTCGACGTGCGCGGCGTTGTCCCTGCCCACCGGCACGACCTGCCCCTTCACACAGAGGATGTCGGCAGCCTGGAGGACCGGGTAGCCGAGCAGCCCGTACGGCATCTCGTCCTTGCCCGCGTCCCGACTCATCTCCTTCAACGACGGCACCCGCTCCAGCCGGGGCACCGTGATGAGGTTCTGGAAGAGCGTGTTCAGGTCACCGACCTCGGGGATCGCCGACTGGAGATAGAACGTGGCCCGGTCCGGCTCGACACCGGCCGCGAGGATGTCGGTGACCATCTCCCGGGCGTTGTGTGCGACCCGCTCGATGTCGGGGCGGCTGTTGCGGGTGGTGAGCATGTGCAGGTCGGCGATGATGAAGAAGCTCTCGTAGCGCTGGTGCAGCCGCACCCGGTTGGCGATGCTGCCGACGTAGTGGCCGAGGTGCAGCCGCCCGGTCGGGCGGTCGCCGGTGAGCATGCGTGCTGAGGACATGGTGGTACGCCTTTCGTGCCGGTCGCTGGCGGGGACGCGCGGATGCGCGGGCCGACCCGGGTGACCCGGATCGGTGGAGGTGGGCTCGTCAGAGCGAGCGCCGCCATCGCCCGCCGGCGCGGAACCGCAGCCCGCCGGCACGAAGGACGTCGAGGATCTGCTCCCGGCCGTCGTCGGCACGGCGACCCCGGAGACCGACGGGGGTCTCCGGGTCGCAGGTGTTCGACCGGGGCATGTCTGACACGGTAGCGGCTCGCCGGCGCCGCCGGCTGCCCCTCAGGCGGTCAGTGCTGCCGGTAGCTCTCCGTGTAGTAGCTGCCGACCCGGTCCCGGTAGTCGGCCCGGCCGAAGTCGTCCGGGTCGAACGCCGGTGACTCCTTCACCTGATCCCGCGTGCGGTCCACGTGCACCACGCGCTCCAGGTGGTCGACCCGGGCGACGGTGCCCGCCGGCAGCAGCACCTTCTTCCCGAAGATCCAGGGCCCGGTGTCCACCACCAGGTACCGGGCGTCGGCGTCCTCGCTGGCCTCGTCGATCGAGCCGATCCGGCCGTCGGTCGCCTCCACCCGGTAGCCGGTGAGGTCGATCGGCGTGCCCGGACCGGGCGCGTCCGGTCGGTCGTCCGCGTCCCCGGAGCGCTGCTGCGGCACGTCGTCCGGGTCGGTCTGCTGGTAACCCCCGGCGAGAGCGGCGGGATCCCGCCAGGACCACGGGTTGAACGGCTGCATCACGGCACCTCCGGATCGTCGTCTCGGGACTCTCGACGGTGCCCCGCCGACCGCCGCCGGAAACGCGGACGCAATTGGCGAATTCACCTCGCCTCATTTCTGCGAGATAGCTCATAGCCCGTGCCGTATCGTCTCCGCCCCAGCTCAGGGCCGATACGACGGCCGGTCGGCACATCGGCTGACCACCGGTGGTGTGACCGGCGCACATTCGGCGGCGGTCGCCGTGTCGACCATTCTTTGCCCGCATCGGTGGCAGCGAACAAAGGAGTGCAGATGCAACGGCTCATTCGACGCGTCGGCGTCTCGACGGCCGCGGCGGCCGTCCTGGTCGCGCTCACGGGCGCCACCCCGACGTCGCTCCCCGAGGCGCTCTGCGGCCCCGGGTACGCCGCCGTCGACCAGGACCCGATCCACGATGCCGCCACCGGGGAGGCGCTCGGCAGCGTGCACCTGCTGCGCAACCTCCTGACCGGCTACGGCTGCGCGGTCACGGTCAAGTCCGCGTACGCCGGCACGTTCACCGAGACCCGCGTCTACCTCGCTCCGGAACACCTGCCCTTCGTGGTCGACCAGGGCAGCCGCCGCTACGCCGCCGGCCCGGTCCACGGCTACGTCCGCGCCCGGTGCGTCGTCTGGGGCGGCTCGATGACCGACCCGTCGGGAGTGGTCCACCACCACGACCGGGCCAACCCGGCCATCGGTGGCGCGGTCACCTGCTTCTGACGTCTCCGCTCCCGGCCGGTGGGTCGGGCCGTCCGCGCGCCGGCCGTTCCGCTCCTCGGGTCCACTGGCGGGTCGGATCCTCCGGCCCGCCGGCGCCGGGAGCTGCCGCTGGCATACTGGCCGACCATGGTTCTGTCGCGTGGCTGGTCGTTGTTCCTGCTCGGGGTCGGCGGGTGGACCTGGGTGATCTGGCCGAGGTTCGCGGTCGCCATCTGGAACGACCCGCGGGCCTGGTCCGCCGGCGTCGTCGGCGAGGGCGATCCCACCGCCTTCCTCTGGGTGCACGCTCTGCTCATCGCCGCGTCCCTGGCCATCGGTACGACCGTCGGCGTCCTCGGCCTCCGCGCCTGGCTCGCCACCCGCCGCCGCTGACTCCCTCCGCCCGCCTCTCCCGCTCTCCCGGCGTTGACCAAGGAGTTTGCGTCGCTCAGGGACCGTTCTCCTGACCGGAACTCCTTGGTCACCAGGACCGGACGAGGACGCCGAGCGTTCCGGTAGTGGTGCTGAGCTGGGGAGATTTGCGGTCGAAGATGGTGTGACGCGGGACGCTACCCCTGGATTTGACGATCAAACCCGCAGACGCGTAACTTTCTCTCTGCCAGCGCGGAACGGGGCAAACGGGACGAAAGCCCGGGAGTGCCGAACCGAGGTGGTACCGGGTCGGACGGAGGCTCTGCCTCCTGAGGACGCGGTCCGGGCGAGGCCCCGCCGAAACGCCGCAGGGCGGATTTGGCGGAGCGGAACCGACCGGGTAAGGTTGTCGACCGGCAGGGCACCGGGCGAGCTTGCGGGAAACCGCAGCGGCCGGCCTGCCAAATCCGATGATCAAGCGCACGGCTTGCCGCTGCGCGCGGTCAGCGGCGCCAACCCGTACGAAGCATGACAGACCGGGACACACGGTTTGACACGGCGGAGACGGTGAGGTAACGTAGTAAAAGTGCCCGGCGCGAGAGCGGCGGACATGAACGAGATGCCCCAAGCGGGGTTCCACGGTGTGGGGCTTCTGGTTGGTGTGTGGTTGTTCTTTGAGAACTCAACAGGGTGCTTGTAAAGCCAGTGCCAATTGTTTTATACCCCGGACTGGTGGCTGTTCTTTGGAATGGTTGCTGGTTGGGATTCCTTTGGCAACACTTTTGTTGCCAGGACATTGTGTCCGACAAAGATTTTTGTTGGAGAGTTTGATCCTGGCTCAGGACGAACGCTGGCGGCGTGCTTAACACATGCAAGTCGAGCGGAAAGGCCCTTCGGGGTACTCGAGCGGCGAACGGGTGAGTAACACGTGAGCAACCTGCCCTAGGCTTTGGGATAACCCCGGGAAACCGGGGCTAATACCGAATATGACCTCCGATCGCATGGTTGGTGGTGGAAAGTTTTTCGGCCTGGGATGGGCTCGCGGCCTATCAGCTTGTTGGTGGGGTGATGGCCTACCAAGGCGACGACGGGTAGCCGGCCTGAGAGGGCGACCGGCCACACTGGGACTGAGACACGGCCCAGACTCCTACGGGAGGCAGCAGTGGGGAATATTGCACAATGGGCGGAAGCCTGATGCAGCGACGCCGCGTGAGGGATGACGGCCTTCGGGTTGTAAACCTCTTTCAGCAGGGACGAAGCGTAAGTGACGGTACCTGCAGAAGAAGCGCCGGCCAACTACGTGCCAGCAGCCGCGGTAAGACGTAGGGCGCGAGCGTTGTCCGGATTTATTGGGCGTAAAGAGCTCGTAGGCGGCTTGTCGCGTCGACCGTGAAAACCTGGGGCTCAACCCCAGGCCTGCGGTCGATACGGGCAGGCTAGAGTTCGGTAGGGGAGACTGGAATTCCTGGTGTAGCGGTGAAATGCGCAGATATCAGGAGGAACACCGGTGGCGAAGGCGGGTCTCTGGGCCGATACTGACGCTGAGGAGCGAAAGCGTGGGGAGCGAACAGGATTAGATACCCTGGTAGTCCACGCTGTAAACGTTGGGCGCTAGGTGTGGGGGGCCTCTCCGGTTCCCTGTGCCGCAGCTAACGCATTAAGCGCCCCGCCTGGGGAGTACGGCCGCAAGGCTAAAACTCAAAGGAATTGACGGGGGCCCGCACAAGCGGCGGAGCATGCGGATTAATTCGATGCAACGCGAAGAACCTTACCTGGGTTTGACATGGCCGCAAAACTGTCAGAGATGGCAGGTCCTTCGGGGGCGGTCACAGGTGGTGCATGGCTGTCGTCAGCTCGTGTCGTGAGATGTTGGGTTAAGTCCCGCAACGAGCGCAACCCTCGTTCGATGTTGCCAGCGCGTTATGGCGGGGACTCATCGAAGACTGCCGGGGTCAACTCGGAGGAAGGTGGGGATGACGTCAAGTCATCATGCCCCTTATGTCCAGGGCTTCACGCATGCTACAATGGCCGGTACAATGGGCTGCGATACCGTGAGGTGGAGCGAATCCCAAAAAGCCGGTCTCAGTTCGGATCGGGGTCTGCAACTCGACCCCGTGAAGTCGGAGTCGCTAGTAATCGCAGATCAGCAACGCTGCGGTGAATACGTTCCCGGGCCTTGTACACACCGCCCGTCACGTCACGAAAGTCGGCAACACCCGAAGCCGGTGGCCCAACCCTTGTGGAGGGAGCCGTCGAAGGTGGGGCTGGCGATTGGGACGAAGTCGTAACAAGGTAGCCGTACCGGAAGGTGCGGCTGGATCACCTCCTTTCTAAGGAGCACCATCCACCGAAAGGTGGCATGGAGCCCGCGACCTGCGAATGTCGGGTCGGGGTGCTCAGATGGCGGAGACACTGGCAAGTTGGGTGCCGGCAACGGCCATGGTTCCTCTAGTACAGCTGCTTCTTCGGGGGTGGTGGGAACGAGTCCGTGGTGCGGCTGGTGACTGATGTAAGCACCCTGTTGGGTCCTGAAGGAACAACCACGGTTGTTTTTTCAGAACCATGCTCCTGCCCGTGGTGGTGGGAGACGGTTGTCCAGGCATGGCCTGGTCTTGCATACCGCCGGCGGTGGTCGGGTTTGGTGTGGGGCTGTGGGTTGTGGGTTGGTTGTTTGTTGAGAATTGCACAGTGGACGCGAGCATCTTTGTGGTCAAGTTGTCAAGGGCGAACGGTGGATGCCTTGGCACCAGGAGCCGATGAAGGACGTGGGAGGCCGCGATAGGCCTGGGGGAGCTGTCAACCAAGCTGTGATCCCAGGGTGTCCGAATGGGGAAACCCGGCATCAGTCATGTGATGTCACCCGCACCTGAACACATAGGGTGTGTGGGGGGAACGCGGGGAAGTGAAACATCTCAGTACCCGTAGGAAGAGAAAACAAATAGTGATTCCGTGAGTAGTGGCGAGCGAAAGCGGATTGAGGCTAAACCGGCTGCGTGTGATACCTGTCAGGGGTTGCGTGGTTGGGGTTGTGGGACCCTGCTGAGTGTGCTGACACGCATTCGAGGAGTTACAAAGCTGGTGGCTAGTCGAACAGTCTGGAATGGCTGACCGTAGACGGTGATAGTCCGGTAGGTGAAAGTTGCCAGTCTTCTGTGGGTGTTCCCGAGTAGCGGCGGACTCCTGAAATCTGCCGTGAATCTGCCAGGACCACCTGGTAAGCCTAAATACTTCCTGGTGACCGATAGCGGACGAGTACCGTGAGGGAATGGTGAAAAGTACCCCGGGAGGGGAGTGAAATAGTACCTGAAACCGTTCGCCTACAATCCGTCGGAGCCTTGCGGGGTGACGGCGTGCCTTTTGAAGAATGAGCCTGCGAGTTAGTGGCATGTGGCGAGGTTAACCCGTGTGGGGGAGCCGTAGCGAAAGCGAGTCTGAATAGGGCGAACATAGTCGCATGCTCTAGACCCGAAGCGGAGTGATCTAGCCATGGGCAGGCTGAAGCGCGGGTAAGACCGCGTGGAGGGCCGAACCCACCAACGTTGAAAAGTTGGGGGATGACCTGTGGTTAGGGGTGAAAGGCCAATCAAACTCCGTGATAGCTGGTTCTCCCCGAAATGCATTTAGGTGCAGCGTCGCGTGTTTCTTGCCGGAGGTAGAGCACTGGATGGTCTAGGGGGCCCACAAGCTTACCGAAATCAGCCAAACTCCGAATGCCGGTAAGTGAGAGCGCGGCAGTGAGACTGCGGGGGATAAGCTTCGTAGTCGAGAGGGAAACAGCCCAGATCACCAGCTAAGGCCCCTAAGCGTGTGCTAAGTGGAAAAGGATGTGGGATCGCATAGACAACCAGGAGGTTGGCTTAGAAGCAGCCACCCTTTAAAGAGTGCGTAATAGCTCACTGGTCAAGTGGTTCCGCGCCGACAATGTAGCGGGGCTCAAGCACACCGCCGAAGCTGTGGCATTCACATTTCAACCTCGCTTGGACTTGATTCCTTGTGCAGGTGTGTGGATGGGTAGGGGAGCGTCGTGCCGGGGGTGAAGCAGCGGGGTGACCCAGCTGTGGACGCGGCACGAGTGAGAATGCAGGCATGAGTAGCGAAAGAAGGGTGAGAAACCCTTCCGCCGGATGACCAAGGGTTCCAGGGCCAGGCTAATCCGCCCTGGGTGAGTCGGGACCTAAGGCGAGGCCGAGAGGCGTAGTCGATGGACAACGGGTTGATATTCCCGTACCCGCGAAAGAGCGACCCTGATGAACCTCGTTGTGCTAACCATCCGAGCTGCCGGACGTCTTCGGACTGATGGTGGTGAGCGTGGGAACCTGGCGGGTAGTAGTCAAGCGATGGGGTGACGCAGGAAGGTAGCTGATCCCGGCCGGTGGTTGTGCCGGGGTAAGCGTGTAGGCCGTACCGTAGGCAAATCCGCGGTGCACATAGGCTGAGACGTGATGCCGAGCCGATTCAGGTGAAGTCAGTGATCCTATGCTGCCGAGAAAAGCCTCTAGCGAGTTCTTAGCGGCCCGTACCCCAAACCGACACAGGTGGTCAGGTAGAGAATACCGAGGCGATCGGGCGAACTGTGGTTAAGGAACTCGGCAAATTGCCCCCGTAACTTAGGGAGAAGGGGGGCCGGAGACGTGAAGCCCCGCGCGGGTGGAGCGTTGTATGGCCGCAGAGAGCAGGGGGAAGCGACTGTTTACTAAAAACACAGGTCCATGCGAAGAAGTAATTCGATGTATATGGACTGACGCCTGCCCGGTGCTGGAACGTTAAGGGGACCTGTTAGCTCTTCGGGGCGAAGCGGAGAACTTAAGCGCCAGTAAACGGCGGTGGTAACTATAACCATCCTAAGGTAGCGAAATTCCTTGTCGGGTAAGTTCCGACCTGCACGAATGGCGTAACGACTTCCCCACTGTCTCAACCACAGGCCCGGCGAAATTGCATTACGAGTAAAGATGCTCGTTACGCGCGGCAGGACGGAAAGACCCCGGGACCTTTACTATAGCTTGACATTGGTATCTGAATTAGCTTGTGTAGGATAGGTGGGAGCCGGTGAAGTCCATACGCCAGTATGGGTGGAGGCAATCTTGAAATACCACTCTGGTTGATTTGGGTATCTAACTTCGGACCGTTATCCGGTTCAGGGACAGTGTCTGGTGGGTAGTTTAACTGGGGCGGTTGCCTCCTAAAGGGTAACGGAGGCGCCCAAAGGTTCCCTCAGCCTGGTTGGCAATCAGGTGTTGAGTGCAAGTGCACAAGGGAGCTTGACTGTGAGACTGACAGGTCGAGCAGGGACGAAAGTCGGGACTAGTGATCCGGCACTGGCATGTGGAAGCGGTGTCGCTCAACGGATAAAAGGTACCCCGGGGATAACAGGCTGATCTTCCCCAAGAGTCCATATCGACGGGATGGTTTGGCACCTCGATGTCGGCTCGTCGCATCCTGGGGCTGTAGCAGGTCCCAAGGGTTGGGCTGTTCGCCCATTAAAGCGGTACGCGAGCTGGGTTTAGAACGTCGTGAGACAGTTCGGTCCCTATCCGCCGTGCGCGTAGGATACTTGAGAAGGGCTGTCCCTAGTACGAGAGGACCGGGACGGACGAACCTCTGGTGTGCCAGTTGTCCCGCCAGGGGCACGGCTGGTTAGCTACGTTCGGAAGGGATAACCGCTGAAAGCATCTAAGCGGGAAGCTCGCTTCAAGATGAGGTATCCCACCCACATTTGTGGGGTAAGGCCCCCAGCTAGACGACTGGGTTGATAGGCCGGAAATGTAAGCCCGGTAACGGGTTCAGTTGACCGGTACTAATAGGCCGAGGACTTGACTACCAAGCTGCTACGCGTCCACTGTGCAACTCTGAACAAA
Coding sequences within it:
- the argS gene encoding arginine--tRNA ligase; this encodes MDLEKLLSDRLAPAFAAVAGVPVDPVVRRSQHADFQSDAALGLARRLGRPPRAVAEEVRERAELADLCSAVEVSGPGFLNLTVADRTLGGMVSAVAVDPRLGVPVAAAPETVVVDYSAPNVAKEMHVGHLRSTVIGDAAARTLEWLGHRVSRANHLGDWGTPFGMLIEHLVDLGEAEAAQELSMGDLDAFYTAARGKFDDDAAFRDRSRSRVVALQGGDPATLRLWRLLVAQSESYFLTVYDLLDVTLSRADFRGESSYHDLLAPTVDELDRLGLLRRSDGAECVFPPGSVGRDGEPLPLIVRKSDGGYGYPATDLAALRHRTGTLGATRLLYVVGLPQRRHFEMVFAAAAQAGWLTPPARAEHVGFGSILGADGRMLRSRAGGSVKLVGLLTEAVERATALTRERNPELGEAEAAEVGRAVGIGAIKFADLSGDRHKDYVLDWERMLALDGNTAPYLQYAYSRIRSIFRRAGVAARPDAGISLAEPAERALAVELVGFAAVVDAVAGSLEFHHLAAYLHRLAAAFSAFYERCPVLRAEGPVRESRLVLCDLTARVLHQGLHLLGIRTPERL
- the trpS gene encoding tryptophan--tRNA ligase; protein product: MSSARMLTGDRPTGRLHLGHYVGSIANRVRLHQRYESFFIIADLHMLTTRNSRPDIERVAHNAREMVTDILAAGVEPDRATFYLQSAIPEVGDLNTLFQNLITVPRLERVPSLKEMSRDAGKDEMPYGLLGYPVLQAADILCVKGQVVPVGRDNAAHVEVTREIARRFNHLYGEVFPVPDLIMSETPTLVGTDGAGKMSKSRGNAIGLADDAATVRRKVMGMYTDPNRVRADVPGTVEGNPVFEFHDIFNPDRAQVEDLRTRYRAGRVGDVEVKEALATALNRFLDPIRERRARFEAQPGLVDELIVAGTERTRAEVRRTLVEARRAMGLTGAYTQVRRRAERYRKAVATPA
- a CDS encoding PRC-barrel domain-containing protein, with the translated sequence MQPFNPWSWRDPAALAGGYQQTDPDDVPQQRSGDADDRPDAPGPGTPIDLTGYRVEATDGRIGSIDEASEDADARYLVVDTGPWIFGKKVLLPAGTVARVDHLERVVHVDRTRDQVKESPAFDPDDFGRADYRDRVGSYYTESYRQH
- a CDS encoding SCO4848 family membrane protein, with the translated sequence MVLSRGWSLFLLGVGGWTWVIWPRFAVAIWNDPRAWSAGVVGEGDPTAFLWVHALLIAASLAIGTTVGVLGLRAWLATRRR